The Malus domestica chromosome 13, GDT2T_hap1 genome includes a window with the following:
- the LOC103451735 gene encoding uncharacterized protein isoform X1, with protein sequence MATTMSTESSSMKDAFSKHADYLNNLNDKRERVVKASRDITINSKKVIFQVHRISKHNKEEVLQKAEKDLVAVTDRYISRLVRELQGTDFWKLRRAYSPGVQEYVEAATFCKFCRTGTLLSLDEINATLLPLSDPSLEPLQINVLDYLLGLADLTGELMRLAIGRISDGEREFADKICKFVREIYRELTHVVPLMDDSSDMKLKMDTMLQSVMKIENACFGDHVRRSEYMPLPGSDDQTSFLLAVPDVEI encoded by the exons ATGGCGACGACGATGAGCACCGAATCCTCCTCCATGAAAGACGCCTTCTCCAAACACGCCGATTACCTCAACAATCTC AACGACAAGCGGGAAAGGGTCGTAAAAGCAAGTCGCGATATCACCATTAACAGCAAAAAGGTCATCTTTCAGGTCCACAG AATCAGTAAACACAACAAAGAGGAAGTTCTGCAGAAAGCCGAAAAGGATTTAGTAGCTGTGACGGATCGGTACATTTCCCGACTGGTTAGAGAGCTGCAGGGGACTGATTTTTGGAAGCTGAGACGAGCATACTCACCTGGG GTACAAGAATATGTTGAAGCTGCAACCTTTTGTAAATTTTGCAGGACTGGGACTCTTTTAAGTCTTGATGAGATAAATGCCACCTTGCTGCCACTCAGTGATCCGTCTCTTGAGCCGTTGCAGATCAATGTACTTGACTATCTTCTCGGG CTTGCAGACTTGACCGGAGAGCTGATGCGGTTGGCAATTGGTCGAATTTCAGATGGAGAACGTGAATTTGCTGATAAGATATGCAAGTTTGTGCGTGAAATTTACAGGGAACTGACCCATGTTGTCCCACTTATGGATGATAGCAGTGACATGAAGCTGAAAATGGATACAATGCTTCAAAGTGTAATGAAGATAGAAAATG CTTGCTTTGGTGATCATGTGAGAAGATCAGAGTATATGCCACTACCTGGCTCTGACGATCAAACTTCGTTCTTATTGGCAGTGCCCGATGTTGAAATATGA
- the LOC103451736 gene encoding D-aminoacyl-tRNA deacylase, with amino-acid sequence MVTLIVATTTDPASVNPAKALLAMPGWDPSPSCLQDMKGFGNGGGGVRVLLHGRGIVEEDDLDKRWEEATGERVDEVIFLSKHTAVSNRPALTVHPIGIPHLREGEAGPQGGKPGWAAPPSPRIGPWLRHLKKLAQAHNLVPEFEITLEGTHHGPVTNTRTMFLEIGSTDECWKRQDAAQVMALLVWEGLGLGGGAAVGNWNGEKDKNKVLLGLGGGHYAPRHMDIVLKDGVWVGHLLSGYSLPMEDPNQSKAETNAKDTKDIGGTWKQAIKAAFEATQSAFPGGEIIAHLDQKSFKSWQKNAITAFLGEQNIKIGKPNDFY; translated from the exons ATGGTGACGCTGATCGTGGCGACGACCACCGACCCGGCCTCTGTCAACCCGGCCAAGGCCCTCCTAGCCATGCCCGGCTGGGACCCCTCCCCTTCTTGTTTACAG GACATGAAGGGGTTTGgcaatggaggaggaggagtcAGGGTTTTGCTGCACGGTAGGGGAATTGTGGAAGAAGACGACTTGGACAAGCGGTGGGAGGAGGCCACCGGCGAGCGAGTCGACGAGGTGATATTTCTGAGCAAACACACCGCCGTCTCCAACCGGCCGGCACTGACCGTGCACCCGATCGGAATCCCTCATCTGCGTGAAGGCGAGGCTGGACCGCAAGGCGGAAAGCCCGGTTGGGCTGCGCCGCCGAGCCCCCGGATTGGTCCCTGGCTCCGGCACCTGAAAAAGCTTGCCCAAGCCCACAACTTGGTTCCTGAGTTCGAG ATTACTTTGGAGGGTACACATCATGGACCGGTCACGAATACACGTACTATGTTCTTGGAGATTG GCAGCACGGATGAGTGCTGGAAGAGGCAGGATGCAGCACAAGTTATGGCTCTA TTAGTTTGGGAAGGACTTGGGCTTGGAGGGGGAGCTGCTGTTGGAAACTGGAACGG GGAGAAGGATAAGAATAAAGTTCTTCTTGGATTAGGTGGTGGACATTATGCTCCTCGGCATATGGATATAGTTCT GAAAGATGGTGTGTGGGTAGGCCATCTACTTTCGGGCTATTCCTTGCCGATGGAAGATCCAAACCAGTCCAAAGCAGAAACAAATGCAAAAGATACGAAAGACATTGGTGGAACTTGGAAACAAGCGATCAAAGCAGCATTTGAGGCTACCCAGTCTGCTTTCCCTGGTGGTGAAATTATAGCTCATCTTGATCAGAA GAGTTTCAAAAGCTGGCAAAAGAATGCTATAACGGCTTTCCTAGGCGAGCAGAACATCAAAATTGGCAAACCCAACGATTTCTACTAA
- the LOC103451732 gene encoding uncharacterized protein isoform X2, producing the protein MKESQNRVSCGSEVNEEDAGQVPCMRNGFSVSNFDCSKILDDLENSNEDAAVKGFGSPYARSSENFEALEKESDYFMDKSVTECELPELIVCYKDSSCNTIKDICIDEGMPSQDKNWVETGMDEEACCTYLSPDEDQNKQMLEEQLDIVTTIPDGFKSITNNDLEKVFSIPRNSKDLMERGDAINSEKIAIDVSKEISSPANVLAVQELGEGNPQSKSSNKDSNEAKQETVQVSSEIAKTESPTLVSETEGSNHVEKEVLVSAAEESQCLLGDRKAENRNIISGFDASAHVSITADARPQIGVCDMPLHDDGHDVKNDNISDSEVVPSQVQQCLAPMVTGREECPENGVHLDTRNTSNVDDDISDSMLVSSHVQHCLPPVATGNEECPEIGVCQNLDILDTAKVDDDISDSKIVWSQVQHCSASPTIARDECPENGICQCPETSNTSKVDDISYSKVVSSQVQHWLAPETSYQYMGEDVNADTQNAPLQFQRGLGESSFSAAGHFSNFIASGPYSGNVSLRSESSTTSTRSFAFPVLQSEWNSSPVRMAKADRRHLRKHRGWRGCFLCCRF; encoded by the exons ATGAAGGAAAGTCAGAACAGGGTTTCGTGTGGTTCAGAGGTCAATGAAGAAGATGCTGGTCAAGTACCTTGTATGAGAAATGGCTTTTCTGTATCAAATTTTGACTGCTCAAAGATTCTGGATGACTTGGAAAATAGTAATGAAGACGCAGCAGTAAAAGGTTTTGGGTCACCATATGCTCGTTCTTCTGAAAATTTTGAAGCATTAGAGAAGGAATCGGATTATTTTATGGACAAAAGTGTTACAGAATGTGAGCTTCCAGAATTGATAGTTTGTTACAAAGACAGCAGTTGTAATACAATTAAGGACATATGTATTGATGAGGGAATGCCTTCCCAAGACAAGAACTGGGTTGAAACTGGCATGGATGAGGAGGCATGCTGCACCTATTTATCTCCTGATGAGGATCAGAATAAGCAAATGCTTGAAGAACAATTGGACATCGTTACGACCATTCCTGACGGCTTTAAATCTATTACAAATAATGATTTAGAGAAGGTATTTTCCATTCCTCGCAATTCCAAGGATCTGATGGAGAGAGGCGATGCTATAAATTCGGAGAAGATCGCAATTGACGTGTCCAAAGAAATTTCGTCCCCTGCAAATGTGCTGGCAGTGCAAGAGTTGGGTGAAGGGAACCCCCAGTCTAAGTCTTCTAATAAGGACAGTAATGAAGCCAAACAAGAGACTGTTCAG GTTTCAAGTGAAATAGCAAAGACCGAGAGCCCTACTTTGGTTTCAGAAACTGAAGGGTCTAACCATGTTGAGAAGGAAGTATTGGTTTCTGCAGCTGAGGAATCACAGTGCCTTCTTGGTGATAGAAAGGCAGAGAACAGAAACATTATTTCTGGTTTCGATGCTTCAGCACATGTATCCATTACCGCAGATGCGCGTCCTCAAATTGGTGTCTGCGATATGCCTTTACATGATGATGGTCATGATGTCAAAAATGACAATATCTCTGATTCAGAGGTCGTGCCCAGCCAAGTTCAACAGTGTTTAGCACCCATGGTTACTGGAAGAGAAGAGTGTCCTGAGAATGGTGTACATCTCGATACTAGAAATACGTCCAATGTTGATGATGACATTTCTGATTCAATGCTTGTTTCAAGCCATGTTCAACATTGTTTACCACCTGTGGCTACTGGAAATGAGGAGTGTCCTGAAATTGGTGTCTGTCAAAATCTCGATATTTTAGATACGGCCAAGGTTGATGATGACATTTCTGATTCAAAGATTGTTTGGAGCCAAGTTCAACATTGTTCAGCTTCTCCAACTATTGCCAGAGATGAGTGCCCTGAGAATGGCATCTGTCAATGTCCCGAAACTTCAAATACATCCAAGGTTGATGACATCTCTTATTCCAAAGTCGTTTCAAGCCAGGTTCAACATTGGTTAGCTCCTGAAACTTCATATCAATACATGGGGGAAGATGTGAATGCTGATACACAGAATGCTCCACTCCAATTTCAGCGCGGTCTAGGAGAGTCGAGTTTCTCAGCTGCTGGTCATTTCTCGAATTTCATAGCCTCAGGTCCCTATTCTGGCAATGTCTCCCTTCGATCAGAAAGCAGCACCACCAGCACCCGCTCTTTTGCCTTCCCCGT ATTACAGTCCGAGTGGAACAGCAGTCCGGTTAGAATGGCGAAAGCTGACAGGAGGCATTTGCGTAAACATAGGGGTTGGAGGGGTTGTTTTCTTTGCTGTAGATTCTGA
- the LOC103451735 gene encoding uncharacterized protein isoform X2: MATTMSTESSSMKDAFSKHADYLNNLNDKRERVVKASRDITINSKKVIFQVHRISKHNKEEVLQKAEKDLVAVTDRYISRLVRELQGTDFWKLRRAYSPGVQEYVEAATFCKFCRTGTLLSLDEINATLLPLSDPSLEPLQINVLDYLLGLADLTGELMRLAIGRISDGEREFADKICKFVREIYRELTHVVPLMDDSSDMKLKMDTMLQSVMKIENGKG, translated from the exons ATGGCGACGACGATGAGCACCGAATCCTCCTCCATGAAAGACGCCTTCTCCAAACACGCCGATTACCTCAACAATCTC AACGACAAGCGGGAAAGGGTCGTAAAAGCAAGTCGCGATATCACCATTAACAGCAAAAAGGTCATCTTTCAGGTCCACAG AATCAGTAAACACAACAAAGAGGAAGTTCTGCAGAAAGCCGAAAAGGATTTAGTAGCTGTGACGGATCGGTACATTTCCCGACTGGTTAGAGAGCTGCAGGGGACTGATTTTTGGAAGCTGAGACGAGCATACTCACCTGGG GTACAAGAATATGTTGAAGCTGCAACCTTTTGTAAATTTTGCAGGACTGGGACTCTTTTAAGTCTTGATGAGATAAATGCCACCTTGCTGCCACTCAGTGATCCGTCTCTTGAGCCGTTGCAGATCAATGTACTTGACTATCTTCTCGGG CTTGCAGACTTGACCGGAGAGCTGATGCGGTTGGCAATTGGTCGAATTTCAGATGGAGAACGTGAATTTGCTGATAAGATATGCAAGTTTGTGCGTGAAATTTACAGGGAACTGACCCATGTTGTCCCACTTATGGATGATAGCAGTGACATGAAGCTGAAAATGGATACAATGCTTCAAAGTGTAATGAAGATAGAAAATG GGAAAGGgtag
- the LOC103452308 gene encoding uncharacterized protein: protein MEMAFFTFLCILFLSTLLITPSCASLQTQLLPSNKQAAAKNELQVSLPTLPRKLRFTVKVTVAEQEGKDYSAYSNHKENALAGGKKPRTQKEEDEKVQVVERSRSAETRQERMEKEDTPEFFTMDYQSVRRRSPIHNSFPAVSP, encoded by the exons ATGGAGATGGCATTCTTCACTTTTCTTTGCATTCTATTTCTCTCCACTTTGCTAATTACACCCAGCTGTGCTTCTCTGCAAACTCAACTTCTACCATCGAACAAACAAGCTGCAG ccaagaacgaACTGCAAGTTTCTCTCCCTACACTGCCAAGAAAACTTAGGTTCACTGTTAAAGTAACT GTTGCAGAACAAGAAGGTAAAGATTACTCAGCCTACAGCAACCATAAGGAAAATGCTTTAGCAG GTGGTAAGAAGCCAAgaacccagaaagaagaagatgaaaaagtGCAGGTAGTGGAAAGAAGCAGATCAGCAGAAACAAGGCAGGAACGGATGGAGAAGGAGGACACGCCAGAGTTCTTCACAATGGATTATCAGAGTGTAAGACGACGAAGTCCCATACACAACTCCTTCCCTGCAGTTTCTCCATGA
- the LOC103451732 gene encoding uncharacterized protein isoform X1 — protein MKLEREPVFGHLSISHKPDSNPFNCNDITLDTAGLQSINWTMKESQNRVSCGSEVNEEDAGQVPCMRNGFSVSNFDCSKILDDLENSNEDAAVKGFGSPYARSSENFEALEKESDYFMDKSVTECELPELIVCYKDSSCNTIKDICIDEGMPSQDKNWVETGMDEEACCTYLSPDEDQNKQMLEEQLDIVTTIPDGFKSITNNDLEKVFSIPRNSKDLMERGDAINSEKIAIDVSKEISSPANVLAVQELGEGNPQSKSSNKDSNEAKQETVQVSSEIAKTESPTLVSETEGSNHVEKEVLVSAAEESQCLLGDRKAENRNIISGFDASAHVSITADARPQIGVCDMPLHDDGHDVKNDNISDSEVVPSQVQQCLAPMVTGREECPENGVHLDTRNTSNVDDDISDSMLVSSHVQHCLPPVATGNEECPEIGVCQNLDILDTAKVDDDISDSKIVWSQVQHCSASPTIARDECPENGICQCPETSNTSKVDDISYSKVVSSQVQHWLAPETSYQYMGEDVNADTQNAPLQFQRGLGESSFSAAGHFSNFIASGPYSGNVSLRSESSTTSTRSFAFPVLQSEWNSSPVRMAKADRRHLRKHRGWRGCFLCCRF, from the exons ATGAAACTTG AGAGAGAACCAGTGTTTGGCCACTTATCTATAAGCCACAAGCCTGATTCTAATCCTTTTAATTGCAATGACATTACTTTGGACACCGCGGGATTACAGTCAATAAATTGGACCATGAAGGAAAGTCAGAACAGGGTTTCGTGTGGTTCAGAGGTCAATGAAGAAGATGCTGGTCAAGTACCTTGTATGAGAAATGGCTTTTCTGTATCAAATTTTGACTGCTCAAAGATTCTGGATGACTTGGAAAATAGTAATGAAGACGCAGCAGTAAAAGGTTTTGGGTCACCATATGCTCGTTCTTCTGAAAATTTTGAAGCATTAGAGAAGGAATCGGATTATTTTATGGACAAAAGTGTTACAGAATGTGAGCTTCCAGAATTGATAGTTTGTTACAAAGACAGCAGTTGTAATACAATTAAGGACATATGTATTGATGAGGGAATGCCTTCCCAAGACAAGAACTGGGTTGAAACTGGCATGGATGAGGAGGCATGCTGCACCTATTTATCTCCTGATGAGGATCAGAATAAGCAAATGCTTGAAGAACAATTGGACATCGTTACGACCATTCCTGACGGCTTTAAATCTATTACAAATAATGATTTAGAGAAGGTATTTTCCATTCCTCGCAATTCCAAGGATCTGATGGAGAGAGGCGATGCTATAAATTCGGAGAAGATCGCAATTGACGTGTCCAAAGAAATTTCGTCCCCTGCAAATGTGCTGGCAGTGCAAGAGTTGGGTGAAGGGAACCCCCAGTCTAAGTCTTCTAATAAGGACAGTAATGAAGCCAAACAAGAGACTGTTCAG GTTTCAAGTGAAATAGCAAAGACCGAGAGCCCTACTTTGGTTTCAGAAACTGAAGGGTCTAACCATGTTGAGAAGGAAGTATTGGTTTCTGCAGCTGAGGAATCACAGTGCCTTCTTGGTGATAGAAAGGCAGAGAACAGAAACATTATTTCTGGTTTCGATGCTTCAGCACATGTATCCATTACCGCAGATGCGCGTCCTCAAATTGGTGTCTGCGATATGCCTTTACATGATGATGGTCATGATGTCAAAAATGACAATATCTCTGATTCAGAGGTCGTGCCCAGCCAAGTTCAACAGTGTTTAGCACCCATGGTTACTGGAAGAGAAGAGTGTCCTGAGAATGGTGTACATCTCGATACTAGAAATACGTCCAATGTTGATGATGACATTTCTGATTCAATGCTTGTTTCAAGCCATGTTCAACATTGTTTACCACCTGTGGCTACTGGAAATGAGGAGTGTCCTGAAATTGGTGTCTGTCAAAATCTCGATATTTTAGATACGGCCAAGGTTGATGATGACATTTCTGATTCAAAGATTGTTTGGAGCCAAGTTCAACATTGTTCAGCTTCTCCAACTATTGCCAGAGATGAGTGCCCTGAGAATGGCATCTGTCAATGTCCCGAAACTTCAAATACATCCAAGGTTGATGACATCTCTTATTCCAAAGTCGTTTCAAGCCAGGTTCAACATTGGTTAGCTCCTGAAACTTCATATCAATACATGGGGGAAGATGTGAATGCTGATACACAGAATGCTCCACTCCAATTTCAGCGCGGTCTAGGAGAGTCGAGTTTCTCAGCTGCTGGTCATTTCTCGAATTTCATAGCCTCAGGTCCCTATTCTGGCAATGTCTCCCTTCGATCAGAAAGCAGCACCACCAGCACCCGCTCTTTTGCCTTCCCCGT ATTACAGTCCGAGTGGAACAGCAGTCCGGTTAGAATGGCGAAAGCTGACAGGAGGCATTTGCGTAAACATAGGGGTTGGAGGGGTTGTTTTCTTTGCTGTAGATTCTGA
- the LOC103451731 gene encoding uncharacterized protein, whose translation MEDLWKRARTFAEEAAKKSQTLTASAKITDLVSETAKRSREFAAEASKKADEIKTAALKQADQIKSLSVSEIIPPQLASLSIVNSASASSAPEPPSPSELRKFGVTDDLRDFVKGLTSDTFKHFPVQDAAAEVSDVPTTTSNVRKDLTEWQERHATLVLTTVKEISRLRYELCPRVMKERIFWKIYFTLVSSHVAPYEKQYMEELKVKEAEKLKDDIVKPTPVVGVTDKAEGSEKNTKPLVSKSSSTEQDLDSFLLGDLEDSDGGPDDGDDGDGSFDDDFDKIGNSDVEDEKHAKK comes from the exons ATGGAAGACTTGTGGAAGCGAGCCAGGACCTTCGCCGAAGAAGCGGCCAAGAAGTCCCAAACCCTAACCGCCTCCGCCAAGATCACCGACCTGGTCTCCGAAACCGCCAAGCGATCCCGCGAGTTCGCCGCCGAGGCGTCGAAGAAGGCCGACGAGATCAAGACGGCCGCGCTCAAGCAGGCCGATCAGATCAAGTCCCTCTCCGTCTCCGAGATCATTCCTCCCCAGCTCGCCTCGCTCTCGATCGTCAACTCCGCCTCCGCGTCCTCCGCCCCTGAGCCGCCCTCGCCGTCTGAGCTCAGGAAGTTCGGTGTCACCGACGATCTCAGAGATTTTGTCAAGGGACTCACTTCCGACACCTTCAAGCATTTTCCGGTCCAGG ATGCGGCGGCGGAGGTCTCCGATGTGCCGACCACGACCTCGAATGTGAGGAAGGATCTGACGGAGTGGCAGGAGCGACATGCAACTTTGGTGCTCACTACTGTTAAG GAAATTTCAAGGCTgagatatgaattatgcccGCGTGTTATGAAAGAAAGAATATTCTGGAAGATATACTTTACCCTTGTGAGCAGTCATGTGGCGCC ATATGAGAAGCAATACATGGAGGAATTGAAGGTCAAGGAAGCAGAGAAACTAAAAGATGATATTGTGAAGCCAACACCTGTTGTTGGAGTGACTGACAAAGCAGAAGGATCTGAAAAGAACACAAAGCCTTTAGTTTCCAAATCATCGTCAACTGAGCAGGACTTGGATAGTTTTCTTTTGGGTGATCTTGAAGACAGTGATGGGGGTCCAG atgatggtgatgatggtgatgggagctttgatgatgattttgacaAGATTGGCAATTCG gatgttgaagatgagaagCATGCGAAGAAATGA